In one Candidatus Babeliales bacterium genomic region, the following are encoded:
- a CDS encoding trigger factor — protein sequence MKQKITSDNSTLFSIEHNYEQPTLCRATIIVSKSLVNTFFGETAVALKSNIQAYGFQQGEVPVEYIAKQYKINITEHLKEFFFKFGIVNFLFQEMRSQKLLVAGDPRLIDISLEHGNDARFVFELSVFPTIALNEWKYFPFKAPNRKNYKDLDRQVEAFVQEEQKNLEKYSPDHGIAIGDWVNFDVSIVDKEHLLLDERFVQNFWVKLGNEEVESHLRFLFIGRKKGEQFVVQNKGLQDYFSDQLRASYNFRVTIVDVVPYTYFCFDQFKDHFRVKTNKDMHKKLIEVFSYRNDVSQRLAMVEEAFKLLISRHRFFVPNHLVLRQQKIILGAIQTNPDYNVYRKQKDFNFWIQQLAEKQVKETLLIDQLIYRENIVVNNEDMINYLNLDKRPRMREFVYFSLPDSKHYGQEVPLAMHELSRVCAREKAINYVIHYLTKK from the coding sequence ATGAAGCAAAAGATTACATCTGATAATAGCACTCTTTTCAGCATAGAACACAACTATGAACAACCAACATTGTGTCGCGCAACGATAATTGTCTCTAAATCTTTGGTAAATACATTTTTTGGTGAAACAGCAGTTGCACTCAAAAGCAATATTCAGGCATATGGTTTTCAGCAGGGAGAAGTGCCTGTGGAATATATTGCTAAGCAATACAAAATCAATATCACTGAACATTTAAAAGAATTTTTTTTTAAGTTTGGGATTGTTAATTTTCTCTTTCAAGAAATGCGATCACAAAAATTACTTGTTGCGGGGGATCCTCGTCTCATTGATATTTCTCTTGAGCACGGTAATGATGCACGTTTTGTTTTTGAGTTAAGTGTTTTTCCTACAATTGCGTTGAATGAGTGGAAATATTTTCCCTTTAAGGCACCTAATCGAAAAAATTATAAAGACCTTGATCGACAAGTTGAAGCGTTTGTTCAAGAAGAGCAAAAAAATTTAGAAAAATATTCGCCTGATCATGGAATTGCTATTGGTGATTGGGTAAATTTTGATGTTTCAATTGTTGATAAAGAACATCTACTTCTAGATGAACGTTTTGTGCAAAATTTTTGGGTAAAGCTTGGTAATGAAGAAGTAGAGAGTCATTTGCGATTTTTATTTATTGGTAGAAAAAAAGGTGAACAATTTGTTGTACAGAATAAAGGTTTGCAGGATTATTTTAGTGATCAATTGCGTGCTTCTTATAATTTTAGAGTAACTATCGTTGACGTGGTGCCATATACTTATTTTTGTTTTGATCAATTTAAGGATCATTTTAGAGTAAAAACCAACAAAGATATGCACAAAAAATTGATTGAAGTTTTTTCCTATCGTAATGATGTTTCACAACGTCTTGCTATGGTGGAAGAAGCATTTAAATTGCTTATTTCACGACATCGTTTTTTTGTACCAAATCATCTTGTTTTACGACAACAAAAAATAATTTTAGGTGCAATTCAAACTAATCCAGATTATAATGTATATAGAAAACAAAAAGATTTTAATTTTTGGATTCAGCAGTTGGCCGAAAAGCAAGTAAAAGAAACATTGCTCATAGATCAGCTCATTTATCGCGAAAATATAGTTGTTAATAATGAAGATATGATTAATTATTTAAATTTAGATAAACGACCACGAATGAGGGAGTTTGTCTATTTTAGCTTGCCAGATTCAAAACATTATGGGCAAGAAGTGCCATTAGCCATGCATGAATTAAGTCGTGTTTGTGCGCGTGAAAAAGCTATTAATTATGTTATTCACTATTTAACAAAAAAATAA